The following proteins are encoded in a genomic region of Brachypodium distachyon strain Bd21 chromosome 1, Brachypodium_distachyon_v3.0, whole genome shotgun sequence:
- the LOC100845875 gene encoding phospholipase A I, with the protein MSSWGLGWKRSSEIFHLTLDYGEFPDEPDQDPSSPPPPPSPTAALASANSSPTAIMNGNLGFRIELDWSTGDDEDQVALRLQSQLMVALPPPHDVVCVDLKPAEDGEEVGVEMRVVRRREALRSVRVARALGSTQSTGDGAVVLARLIRSNLAPAPAADGAVAAGVPILADHWRSVVALSLCNCGLMVLPVELTRLRFLEKLYVDNNKLSVLPPEVGDLKNLKVLTADNNMLVSVPVELRQCVLLEELSLEHNKLVRPLLDFRSVPKLRVLRLFGNPLEFLPEILPLHNLRHLTLANIRIDALESLKSVTVEIETENYSYFIAARHKLSAFFSLVFRFSSCHHPLLASALAKIMEDRSNQVAISKEENAVRQLISMISSDNRHVVEQACLALSSLASDISSAMQLIKCDIMKPIEAVLKSSDDEELVSVLQVVITLTFVSDHVAQKMLRKDVLKSLKALCAHKNPEVQRLSLLAVGNLAFCLETRRTLMHSESLRELLIRSTFSQEKRVSKAAARALAILGENENLRRAIRGRPVAKKGLRILSMDGGGMKGLATVQILKQIEQGTGKRIHEMFDLICGTSTGGMLAMALGIKQMNMDQCEEIYTKLGKLVFAEPVPKDEAATWKEKIDQLFKSSSQSFRVVVHGSKHSADQFERLLKEMCADDDGDLLIESAVKGIPKVFAVSTLVSVMPAQPYIFRNYQYPPGTLEVSPGMAESPSISAVGMAVSGAPVGIKRGAFMGSCKHRVWEAIRASSAAPYYLDDFSDDVNRWQDGAIVANNPTIFAIREAQLLWPDTRIDCLVSIGCGSVPTKSRRGGWRYLDTGQVLIESSCSVERVEEALDTLIPMLPEMEYFRFNPVDERCGMELDETDPAVWLKLEAATEEYIQKNSQAFKNVCELLVPRYQEEEKSSDIIKSLSFSRLSSSNSGLSESNPTLGWRRVVLLVEASFSPDCGKKINHTRSLETFCSQNGIRLTLMNSTSGFGKSAVAVPTPITSPLFTGSFPSSPLLYSPEGSQRMGRIDLVPPLSLDGHPTMKASPPTSPIKSWQPSGHVRSLYDKLQNMPQVGVIHLALQNDSTGSILSWQNDVFVVAEPGELADRFLQCVKTSLSTMLHGCKRKGAYSVSKISCLSELVAEWPSFEIGGIHHRYIGRQTQVMEDNQEIGAYMFRRTVPAFHMTPEDVRWMVGAWRERIIVCSGKYGLVHGLVKAFVDSGAKAVISSSVEPPDSQAIVYHGMDVNGSLGNGKFVIGDDEGDESEPEPVSPISDWEDSDAEKNAETNKHIDDEEYLAQFICQLYDKLFREGVTVDTALQQALRAHPRLKYTCHLPNVL; encoded by the exons ATGTCGTCGTGGGGCCTGGGCTGGAAGCGCAGCTCCGAGATCTTCCACCTCACCCTCGACTATGGTGAGTTCCCCGACGAGCCCGATCAGGATCCCTCGTCCCCGCCACCCCCGCCGTCCCCCACCGCCGCGCTGGCCAGCGcgaactcgtcgcccaccgCCATCATGAACGGCAACCTCGGATTCCGCATCGAGCTCGACTGGTccaccggcgacgacgaggaccaGGTCGCGCTGCGGCTCCAGTCCCAGCTCATGGTCGCGCTTCCCCCGCCCCACGATGTCGTCTGCGTCGATctgaagccggcagaggacggggaggaggtgggggtggagATGCGGGTCGTGAGGAGACGGGAGGCGCTGCGCTCTGTGCGGGTAGCACGGGCGCTGGGGTCGACGCAGAGCACCGGCGACGGTGCTGTGGTCCTCGCTCGACTCATCAGATCCAACCTCGCGCCGGCACCGGCTGCGGACGGGGCCGTTGCGGCGGGCGTGCCCATCCTTGCGGACCACTGGCGCTCCGTCGTGGCGCTCAGCCTCTGCAACTGTGGCTTGATG GTTCTTCCGGTTGAGTTAACTCGCCTTCGATTTCTCGAGAAGCTATATGTTGACAACAATAAATTGTCAGTTTTGCCACCTGAAGTTGGTGatttgaagaacttgaaagTGCTTACAGCTGACAACAACATGCTAGTGTCTGTCCCTG TAGAACTGCGACAGTGTGTTTTGCTGGAGGAGTTATCGCTAGAACACAATAAGCTTGTCCGCCCATTATTGGATTTCAG GTCAGTGCCTAAGCTACGTGTATTGCGCCTGTTTGGAAATCCCCTGGAATTTCTTCCAGAAATTTTGCCGCTGCATAACCTTAGACATCTCACGCTTGCAAATATTAGAATTGACGCACTGGAAAGTCTCAAGTCTGTCACTGTTGAAATAGAG ACCGAGAATTATTCCTACTTCATTGCGGCCAGGCACAAACTTAGTGCCTTCTTTTCGCTTGTTTTCCGGTTCTCTTCTTGTCACCATCCTTTGCTGGCCTCAGCTCTGGCCAAAATAATGGAAGATCGTAGCAATCAAGTTGCCATTAGCAAAGAAGAAAATGCTGTCAGGCAACTTATCAGCATGATAAGCAGCGATAATCGTCATGTG GTCGAGCAAGCATGCCTTGCTCTTTCATCACTAGCATCAGATATATCGTCAGCAATGCAGCTGATAAAGTGTGATATTATGAAGCCTATAGAAGCTGTACTGAAATCATCTGATGATGAAGAATTAGTATCAGTATTGCAGGTTGTAATCACGTTAACTTTTGTTTCTGATCATGTTGCTCAAAAGATGTTGAGAAAAGATGTGCTGAAGTCACTGAAAGCACTTTGTGCACACAAGAACCCTGAG GTGCAACGTCTATCTCTATTGGCAGTTGGCAACTTAGCTTTCTGCTTGGAGACTCGTCGCACTCTCATGCACTCTGAAAGCTTGCGTGAACTTTTAATCCGCTCTACCTTCTCACAGGAGAAGCGCGTCAGCAAGGCAGCTGCACGGGCTTTGGCAATTCTAG GGGAGAATGAGAACTTGCGTCGAGCGATAAGAGGGAGGCCTGTTGCAAAGAAGGGTCTGCGCATTCTATCAATGGATGGTGGTGGCATGAAGGGCCTTGCAACTGTCCAAATACTTAAACAGATAGAACAAGGAACTGGGAAACGCATACATGAAATGTTTGACCTCATATGTGGTACATCAACAGGTGGCATGCTTGCAATGGCTCTTGGTATCAAGCAGATGAATATGGATCAGTGTGAAGAAATATACACAAAACTTG GGAAACTTGTATTTGCCGAACCTGTTCCCAAGGATGAAGCTGCTACATGGAAGGAGAAAATTGATCAACTTTTCAAAAGTTCATCACAGAGTTTTAGAGTGGTTGTACATGGGTCCAAG CACAGTGCAGATCAATTCGAGAGGTTACTAAAGGAAATGTGTGCTGACGATGATGGTGACCTTCTAATAGAGTCTGCTGTGAAGGGCATTCCGAAGGTTTTTGCTGTATCTACTTTAGTCAGTGTCATGCCTGCCCAACCATACATTTTCCGAAACTATCag TATCCTCCTGGCACTCTGGAGGTATCACCAGGAATGGCAGAAAGTCCATCTATTAGCGCGGTTGGAATGGCTGTTTCTGGTGCACCAGTTGGTATTAAACGTGGTGCTTTTATGGGGAGCTGCAAGCATCGTGTATGGGAAGCCATAAGAGCATCATCTGCAGCTCCATATTATCTGGATGATTTCTCTGATG ATGTAAATCGCTGGCAAGATGGAGCTATTGTTGCGAACAATCCCACTATCTTTGCAATTAGAGAAGCACAACTCTTGTGGCCTGATACGAGAATAGATTGCCTAGTTTCAATAGGGTGTGGCTCAGTTCCAACTAAG AGTCGGAGAGGTGGATGGCGCTACTTGGACACAGGGCAAGTTTTAATAGAAAGTTCATGCTCAGTGGAGAGAGTTGAAGAAGCTTTGGATACGCTGATACCGATGCTTCCTGAAATGGAATATTTCCGATTTAATCCAG TTGATGAACGGTGTGGTATGGAGCTAGATGAGACTGATCCTGCTGTCTGGCTGAAGCTGGAGGCTGCAACAGAAGAGTACATTCAGAAAAATTCTCAGGCTTTCAAGAATGTTTGTGAGCTCTTAGTTCCAAGATATCAAGAGGAAGAAAAGTCATCTGATATTATCAAATCCTTGTCGTTTTCCAGATTGAGTTCGTCAAATTCAG GTTTAAGTGAAAGCAATCCTACCTTAGGATGGAGACGAGTGGTTTTACTTGTAGAGGCTTCATTTAGTCCTGATTGTGGGAAGAAAATAAATCATACACGTTCGCTTGAAACATTCTGCTCTCAGAATGGTATAAGGCTTACTTTGATGAATAGTACTTCTGGATTTGGGAAGTCAGCTGTTGCAGTTCCAACTCCAATTACTTCTCCCTTGTTCACTGGGAGCTTTCCATCTAGTCCACTTCTATATAGTCCAGAGGGCTCTCAACGAATGGGACGAATCGACCTAGTTCCACCACTGAGCCTCGATGGTCACCCAACTATGAAGGCCTCGCCACCAACATCACCAATAAAGTCATGGCAGCCATCTGGACATGTTCGGTCACTGTATGATAAGTTGCAAAATATGCCTCAAGTTGGTGTGATACACCTGGCTCTTCAAAATGATTCAACAGGTTCAATATTGAG CTGGCAGAATGATGTATTTGTAGTCGCTGAACCAGGTGAACTTGCAGACAGGTTTCTACAGTGTGTTAAAACAAGCTTGTCTACCATGCTGCATGGATGTAAGAGAAAGGGTGCATATTCCGTCTCAAAGATTTCATGTTTGTCTGAGTTGGTTGCAGAATGGCCATCGTTTGAAATTGGTGGGATACATCACCGCTATATAGGGCGTCAAACACAA GTAATGGAAGACAACCAAGAAATTGGCGCCTATATGTTCAGGAGGACAGTGCCTGCTTTTCATATGACACCTGAAGATGTTCGATGGATG GTTGGAGCATGGAGGGAGAGGATTATTGTGTGCAGTGGTAAGTATGGCCTTGTTCATGGCCTGGTCAAGGCATTCGTGGATTCTGGTGCCAAAGCAGTCATCTCATCGTCTGTTGAGCCTCCCGATTCCCAGGCAATCGTATACCATGGGATGGATGTAAATGGAAGCCTTGGAAATGGGAAGTTTGTCATTGGGGATGATGAAGGTGATGAGTCAGAGCCTGAACCTGTTAGCCCTATAAGTGACTGGGAAGACAGTGATGCTGAGAAAAATGCTGAAACCAACAAACATATTGACGATGAGGAATACTTGGCTCAATTTATATGCCAACTTTATGACAAGTTGTTTCGTGAGGGTGTCACAGTGGACACTGCTCTTCAACAAGCGCTCCGTGCACATCCTAGGTTGAAGTACACCTGCCATTTACCTAATGTTTTGTAG